Genomic segment of Myxococcus xanthus:
CTGCTCGAGCATCCCGACCTGCAAGGGCTTCGGCGGTTCTTGCTCGCCACGCGAGATGCCCATTCACTCTATGCGCGTTGCGGCTTTCAGCCATTGGGCGCGCCCGCGTCCTTCATGGAGCGCCATGACCCGGACGTCTATGTCCGAAATCGAGAAGAGGGCGCGAAAGGGAAGGCAGATTGAGGTCATCCGGAAGGCCTGGGCGTGACGCGGGCCCAGGCCCGGGCCATTCAGTCAGTGGCTCTCCACCGCCGTCCGGTTCTGCCGGGCGGTGACCGCCTCAATCACCTTCTCCGGCGGGACGACGCCCTCGCGCCCGAGCAGCACCGCGGTGGACTCGCCCTCCGCCACCACCTTCCCGCGCGAGAGGAACTGGTGGGTGGCGTAGAAGTACTTCTCGTCCCAGCGGGTAATCGACATGGACACCGTGTACTTCTGGAACGGGCGAAGCGGCTTTTTGTAGTCCATGGTGTGGCGCACGATGATGGGCGCCCACTTCTGCTTGAGCATGAGCGCCAGCAGGCCCGTCCGGATGAACAGGTCGACCCGGCTCAAGTCACAGACGGTGAGGAACCGCCCGTTGTTCATGTGCAGGTTCAGGTCCAGGTCATTGGGCAGGACGCGCTGCTCCAGCGTGCTCGTCAGCGCGTCCACGCGCATCTCCGGCTTCCAGAGCGAGGAGAGCATGACCCACAACATCCTGAGATAGAGATTCATGTGCTTCGGACGGCTCCTGCAGGAAGAACGAGATGAGCCGGGCCGGCGGGTAGTAACCCAGCCCGGAGGAACGCTGATACATGAAACCCAGGTGCCCGCCATGCGGCGTCAGCTCCAGCCGCACGTGCTCCCGCAGCGCGCGTGCGTCGGGGAGCGTGTCCCGGGCGACGAGCGGGTCGTCCTCGGCGTTGAGGACGAGGAAGGGCACCTCGATGCCCGGCAGGAATTGCTGGCTGCTGCACCGCTCGTAGTAGTCCTCCGCGTCCTTGAAGCCGTGAAGGGGCGCGGTGAAGACCTCGTCGAAGGCCTGGATGCTGCGCATCCCATTCAGCGTCCCAACGCGTGAGGCGAACTCCGGCAGGTGGGCCTTGAGCCGCGCGACGCGCTTGTACGAGTTCAACACGCGGAGCTGGTAGAGCTGGTTGATGCCTTCGCAGGCCCGCCGGGCCGTGCTGCCCAGGGAGAACGTCAGGGACACGGCCGCCGCGGCGGACAGGTGGCTGGCGTGGCCTGTCTCCGCCAGGTAGCGAATCAGCATGCTGCCGCCCAGGGAGAAGCCCACGCCATAGAGTGGCGTGTGGGGCTCCTGCTCACGGACGAAGCGCACCAGCCAGGCCAGGTGGTCGGTGAATCCCGCGTGATAGAAGGGGGCCCGCCGGTTGGGCACGGCGCCGCCCCGGTGGCACAAGACCGCCGCGCGCAGGCCGCGCGGGGACAGCTCCGACAGCAGGCTGCGGACGTAGGTGGAGTCCTGCGTGCCCTGCATGCCGGGCAGCAGGATGAGCAAGGGCCCTGGCCGCGTCCGGTTCAGCCAGTACACGTCCACGAAGTCACCGTCCGCCAGCTCGTGACGGATGTGCTCGGTGAGCACGTCGTGGCGGCGCCGGTCCAGGTGGGGGACCACGGTCTGCACGTGGGAGAAGCGCAGCCACCAGGGGACGTGGAAGGCGTTCGCATGCTCAGCCATGGACGGTCCGCGTCGGGGCCTCTTCGGGCAGCGGCATGCCCACCTCGGCCATGACGCTCAGGTCCTTCTCCGTCAGCACGCGGGTGCGCCGCCGCACGATGTCCGCCCCCAGCACCAGATTGAAGTTGGACACGCCGCCATAGCGGTGGTGCAGGAAGTGGTTGCGATAGACGGCGCGCATGTAGCGGGTCCGCAGCAGCCACGCCAGCCACCGGGGCGCCGTGCGCTGTCCTTCCTCGAAGGGCATGTGCAGGTACGGGTGGACGAAGTGGCTCATGAAGGGCGGCAGCAGCAGCGTCACGCAGCCGGCCAGGAAGGCGATGGGCTTGAGCGTGAAGTAGAACACCGGGAAGAAGATGACCAGCGGGGCCACGAAGACGAAGGCGCCCTCTCCGTGCAGCCGGGTGGCAAAGGCACCGTTGATGATGGTCCGGCCGTGCTTGCCTCGCTGGAGCAGCTCCTCGGTGAGCTTCTGCTTCTCCTCCTCGCTCCGGAACTGCGTCACGTGGTTGCTCCGGAAAGTCCTCACGTGGTGGATGGTGTGGTGGGAGAAGTGCGTGTTGATCATCGGCCGGAACAGCCGCGGCGCGCGGTTCCAGAAGCGCACCGCCTTCGGACGCGCGTCGGACACGTACTCGTGCATGAAGGACTCGACGTACGAGGAGATGACGTACCCCAGCACGAGTCCGAGGAGGACATGGACGTAATCAGGCATTTTCAGCGTTCCTCGCCGGAGAAGGTCAGCACTCGGCCCAGCTGACCTGTCGGCTCGATGGAGGGCGGGGAGGCCAGCGGTGTCCTGGCCTGGCCCGCGTGGACAGGGGGAAAGCCCGTCATCCTGCCGGTGGCCTCGTCGTACACCTTGAGGCGGAAGGCGCGCACCGAGTCGCGCAGACCCAGCTTCACGCCCTCTTCGGCCAGGCCGTGCTGCTCCATGTAGCCGCGCAGCAGGTAGTTGGGAATCTGGGGCTTCAGGTGATGGACGTGGTGCAGGTTGATGGCGCCAAAGAGCCACTCGAAGGCGCGTGGAAGCACCAGGTGACTGCTGCCCTGGAGCGCCGAGCCCTTGAGGGACCACTGCGCCCGCGGAACCCAGTAGGGCCGCTCCACCTGGTGCTGCACGAAGAAGAGCCAGATGCCCAGGCCCGCGGCCACCTGGGTGATGATGAGGTGCACCACCAGCCACCGGGGCCAGTCACCCAGCGCCAGGAACGCGAGGTGGACGGCCACCAGCGCCAGGTTCGTCACCAGGATGGAGCGGCGCTCGGGCCTGCGCTCCTTGGCGACGATGCCCGGCATGCGGAAGCGCAGCAGGAACTGGAAGATGGGCCCCACGCCCAGGAGGACCGCGGGGTGCCGGTACAGCCGGTAGCGAAGGCGCTGGGAGGGTTTGAGCGCCAGGTACTCCTGGGCCGTCATCGTCACGATGTCGCCCACGCCGCGCCGGTCGAGGTCTCCGCTGGTGCTGTGGTGGACCAGGTGCATGGCCCGCCAGTACGCGTGCGGCGCCAGCGTCAGCATGCCCAGCACCACGCCCACCCGGTCATTCGTCACCGGACGCTGGAACAGCGAGCGGTGGGCACAGTCGTGCTGGAGGATGAAGACCCGGACGAGCACGACGCCCGCGAGCACCGCCAGCGCCACGCCGCCCACCAGGCTTTGGGCGAAGAAGACATAGCTGGCCCCCGCGAGCAGGACATAGGCGCCCACGCATCCCACGAGCTGGACCACGCTCCGTTGGGTGCGCGCCCGCCAATCCCGGGACTGGGCGCGAGAATCGCTAACGGTGGATGCGTCAGATGGCATGGCTGCCCCGAATCCCCAGACCTCCCCCGAGGGCTGTCAATCTGGGGATTTCCGACATAACGCGCGTTGATTCTTGAATCAAGAAGCCCCGGGGTGGTGGGGCGCTTGACGTCGTCGGACGCCGAATTCTCCAGCGGCCTCGGGGGCTCTGGGGGCCGGGCCCTGCGGCGCAGGTGCCTCAGCCCGGTGAGACGCCGAGCGCCCCACAGTAGAAGCAGAGCTCGTCGACGTCCTGCTCGATGAGCGCCGTCAGGGTGGTGCCGCCCCCATGCCCGGAGTCGCGAAGCGGGAGCAGGAGAAAGGGCCCGCCCTGCGTGCCTTCTGCCTGAAGTCTGGCGACCATCTTCAGCGGGTCGTGGGGTGGGGCGGTCCGGTCGTTCAGCGCGGCGACGAAGGCCATCCGGGGGTAACGGAGCCCGGCTCTGACATTGTGGTAGGGCGAGTACCCCGCGAGGTAGGCACCCTCAACCGGGTCCTCGGGTGAGCCGTATTCGACGGTGGCCGAGCTCAGGTAGCCGAAGCTCGGGAAGCGCAGCATGTCGAGCGTGGGCGCGCGGCAGAAGACGGCACCAAAGGACGCGGGGGCCTGCATGGCGGTGACGGCGACCAGCAGCCCACCATTGCTGTTTCCTCGCGAGGCCAGCCGGGCAGGCACCGTGTAGCCCTCCGAGACGAGCCAGCGCGCCGCCGCGATGAAGTCGTCGAAGGCGTTCTGCCGGCGTGTCTTGAGGGCCGCCTCGTGCCAGGCGCGGCCGTACTCTCCGCCGCCCCGGACGTTGGCGAAGGCCAGCACGCCGCCCCACTTCAGCCAGGCGGCTTGGAGCGACGTGAAGCGCGGCTCCACGGAGATGTTGAAGCCGCCGTAGCCACTCAGCCTCACGGGCCACTGTCCGTCGCGCGGCAGGTCCTTCCGGTGGACGAGGAACATGGAGACCCGGGTGCCGTCGAGCGACGGATACCAGACCTGCTCCGTCACGTACTCGGACGCATCGAGCCCGACGTCAGGGACGTGGTACGGCGTCAGCAGGTCTGCGTCGTAGTCGTAGCGATAGACAGAGGGGGCCTGCACGTACGACATGAAGTTCACCCACACCTCGTCGCCCCGCCATGGGCCACTGACGCCGCTGACGATTCCCTCTCCTTCGTTGCGATTTACGGCGCCCAGGGCTGGGAGCTTCAGGTCGCGCAGCCAGGTGCCGTCCTCGGCGTGGATGCGCACGTGGTGCGACGCCGCGCGTGAATAGACGGCGTAGAGCCGGCCGCCGACGCCTGCGACAGTCTGAAGGGTGTGCTCGCTTTCCGGGATGAGCGTCCGCCACTGGGTGGGCGCCGTCAGCGGCGCGGTGCAGAGCCTGCCTCGTGGTGCGTCGAGGTCGGTATGGATGAGCAGGGACTCCCCGATGACCTGCACCTGATTGAGGGAGGTCATGGCTGTTGCCACAGGGATGCGCGCATCATCCGCGAGGCGCAGCAGGGTGATGACGTTGGCGTGGACGTAGTCCCACTTCGCGAGCACGGCGAAGCGGCCGCACTCGCTCACCTTGACGGTGCACCAGTACTCCTTTTCGTGGTCATCACCGAAGACGCGCCGCGCGGGGGCGCCCGAGCCCAGCCGGTGCTCGTAGACGGCGTTCCAGTGAGCCTCTTCGCCCGTGGGCACCTCGCCGGGGTCGGGGTTCGCGGCGTAGAAGAACCCGGATGCATCGGGCCGCCAGGCCACCGAGGCGTGGCTGGTGCCTCGGGGGCGGTCCGGCAGCAGCCTCCCCGTCGAGACCTCGAGGACGTGAATCAATGCGCCGTGGGCGCTTCCCACGGCCTTGCCGAACGCGACGAATGCGCCATCCGGGGAGGGGACCGCGAAGACGAGCACCTCGTTGCTCGCCCACGTGTTGGGGTCGAGCAACGTCTCCAACGGCGCCCCTTCGTGGCGCCGGAGCAGGAGCTTGAGCTTGTCGTCGCGCGCCTCTGCCTGCCAGAGGAACTCACGCCCCCCCGGACCGGCGGCAATGGGCGGGGACCTGCGTGCGTGCCGCGCGGAGCGGGTGACCGCTTCGCGCAGTGCCTCGCGTCCAGGGAGGGCGTGGAGCACCGATTGCGTGAGGGCCTCCTGCTCGGAAATCCACGCCTGCGTCTCCGGCGCATCGAGCTGCTCCATCCACGCGTAGGGGTCGTCGAAGCGCTGTCCGTGCAGCGTGTAGCCGCTCCGCGCGTCTCTGCGTGCGGAGGGGGACTTGCAGGTCCGGTCCACGGGCGTCATCGGATGTTCCTCCACGGGGCGTCGGTCCTGGCGCGGACGTTCATGCAGGAAGGCGCGGCGAGGTTGTAGCCCAACCGCGCGGGGGCCACCTTCGCGCGGCGCGGTGTCGAACTCCGGTATTACGCGCGTGAATCCGATGAATTCGAGGAGGCCCTGGTGCTCGGCGTGGAGCGCGTCGCGGCACCTTGTTTGATTCGCGTGAAATAGAAATAATCCCACGTCACTCCATCGGGACGGTTTCAACGTTGTTGCGGATTCGCGAGTCGCAGATGAGTTCGTTGCGCAGCGCCGCGATGGACAGCCGCGTCGCGCAGCTCGTCACGGCGCTCCTCGCGGAGCCTTCGGCGGCGGAGCCTGGATGGACCCGCGAGCGGCTCGAGCCGGTGGTGCGCAGGGTGGTGGACCGGGGCATCTTCTCGCTCGACGACGTGCGCGTGTACGTGCAGCTCGCCGAGTCGCTGGGGGATGACTTCGAGTCACAGCGTCGCCACGCGTGGATGCGCTCGTGGCTGGATGACGCCTCCGTTTCGGACCCTGTCGCGCGTCTGCACCGCGTGGTGCGCGAGCGCCGCCGCCGCGAGGACGTGGCGGCGCAGAACCAGCGGAAGGAAGCGGCCTTCCGCCTCCGCCACGCCCCGCCCGGCGAGGGCCGCTGACTTTTCCACTCCCAGGAATGCCTCATGCCCCCTTCCTCGACTTCACGGCAGGACCCGGCGGTTGCTCCATGCCCATTACAGGCGGGCAAGGGGCAGGTGGAGGTGGTCGTCGTCGATGACCGCGAGACGCCGCTGTCCGGCGTGGCGGTGGAGCTGGCGCAGGGGACAGCAGACGAGGCGCTGCGCACGCGCACCGACGAGCACGGCGTCGCGCTGTTCGAGGGGCTCGAGGAGGGGCGCTACCGCTTCCGGTTGCTCGACGTGGAGCCTGGGCTGTGGCGGGTGCTCGGCCGGCTTCCCCTGCCTCCGCGCGCCGCGGGCGCAGCGCCTCGCTGGGGTTCCGTCTCGCGGCCGAAGCCGCTGTCCTGGACGTGCGAAGGGACGGAGTCGCTCGCGGTGCTGGCGGCGAAGTTGGGTGTGCGTCCCTCGCGACTCATCGATGCGAGCACGGGGCAGCCGCTCACCCCGGAGGTGGCTCCCGCTCCGGGAACGCGTGTGGAGGTGCTGCCCTTCTCCCATGAGTGGACGACGGTGGAGACCGGCTTCCGGCATGTGGTTCACCGCATCGGGCTTCCCCTGTCCCTGGTGGTGGTGCTGCGCGACGGCACGCACCACCCCCGAGCGCACCAGCCCTACCTGTTGAAGGTGTGGCTGGACGACGAGGAGGAATTGCCCGCGCGCGAGGGCATGACGGACGCGGAGGGCCGCATGGCGCAGGTTCTGCCCGCACGCGCGGCGCGGGGCGAGGTGACGGTGTCGCCCGGCCGCGACGACGAGCGCAAGGTGACGCTGCGCTTCGCGGCGCTGCGCGCGACGAGCGCTCCGGAGGGCTTGCAGGAGCGGCTGGAGAACCTGGGGTTCTCCTGTGGCGGCGAGCGTGGCCAGTTCGGCCCGAAGACGCGCCTGGCCGTGGAGTGGTTCCAGTACGCGCTCGGGCTGCCTCTGAGCGGAGAGGCCGACGAGGCGACCTGCGCCGCGCTGGGCCTGTTGCACCGCTCGTAGCACCGGAGGTCTTTCGTCATGCAGTGCCCCAACTGCGCGCTCGGCACGATGCGCGACCTGTCCGTGACGCCGCCGCGCTGCTTGGAATGCGGCGCGGTGCTGGTCCCGGCGCCTCCCATCACTCCCCCCTTCCACGGCTCGATTGAGACCGAGGTCGAGCGGCTGGAGAGCGGCGACTACGACGACGTCCTGGACGACTTCCTGGACGACGAGGAGCCGTACCGACTCTCCAGCAACGAGATGCGTGATGAGACGCTCCGGGCCTCGCTGGTCACCGACGACATCTCGCCCCCGGAGTCGCCACCGTCCAACACGATGGGCGACGACGTCGCCGAGGAGCGCTGTGTTCCGCTGGGCTCGGAGACCACCGTCTCCGACAAGCCCGTCGTTCCGCCGAGCTTCCCGTTGCGGACGCTCCTGTGGAACATCGCGGACCTGGGCGGAGGCCCGAGTGGAACGCTCCCGGTGCGCAAGCCGTGGACCATTGCCGCCC
This window contains:
- a CDS encoding acyl-CoA thioesterase, which translates into the protein MLSSLWKPEMRVDALTSTLEQRVLPNDLDLNLHMNNGRFLTVCDLSRVDLFIRTGLLALMLKQKWAPIIVRHTMDYKKPLRPFQKYTVSMSITRWDEKYFYATHQFLSRGKVVAEGESTAVLLGREGVVPPEKVIEAVTARQNRTAVESH
- a CDS encoding YheT family hydrolase, with translation MAEHANAFHVPWWLRFSHVQTVVPHLDRRRHDVLTEHIRHELADGDFVDVYWLNRTRPGPLLILLPGMQGTQDSTYVRSLLSELSPRGLRAAVLCHRGGAVPNRRAPFYHAGFTDHLAWLVRFVREQEPHTPLYGVGFSLGGSMLIRYLAETGHASHLSAAAAVSLTFSLGSTARRACEGINQLYQLRVLNSYKRVARLKAHLPEFASRVGTLNGMRSIQAFDEVFTAPLHGFKDAEDYYERCSSQQFLPGIEVPFLVLNAEDDPLVARDTLPDARALREHVRLELTPHGGHLGFMYQRSSGLGYYPPARLISFFLQEPSEAHESLSQDVVGHALLALEAGDARGRADEHAGAARPAQ
- a CDS encoding fatty acid desaturase, which translates into the protein MVQLVGCVGAYVLLAGASYVFFAQSLVGGVALAVLAGVVLVRVFILQHDCAHRSLFQRPVTNDRVGVVLGMLTLAPHAYWRAMHLVHHSTSGDLDRRGVGDIVTMTAQEYLALKPSQRLRYRLYRHPAVLLGVGPIFQFLLRFRMPGIVAKERRPERRSILVTNLALVAVHLAFLALGDWPRWLVVHLIITQVAAGLGIWLFFVQHQVERPYWVPRAQWSLKGSALQGSSHLVLPRAFEWLFGAINLHHVHHLKPQIPNYLLRGYMEQHGLAEEGVKLGLRDSVRAFRLKVYDEATGRMTGFPPVHAGQARTPLASPPSIEPTGQLGRVLTFSGEER
- a CDS encoding prolyl oligopeptidase family serine peptidase, with the protein product MTPVDRTCKSPSARRDARSGYTLHGQRFDDPYAWMEQLDAPETQAWISEQEALTQSVLHALPGREALREAVTRSARHARRSPPIAAGPGGREFLWQAEARDDKLKLLLRRHEGAPLETLLDPNTWASNEVLVFAVPSPDGAFVAFGKAVGSAHGALIHVLEVSTGRLLPDRPRGTSHASVAWRPDASGFFYAANPDPGEVPTGEEAHWNAVYEHRLGSGAPARRVFGDDHEKEYWCTVKVSECGRFAVLAKWDYVHANVITLLRLADDARIPVATAMTSLNQVQVIGESLLIHTDLDAPRGRLCTAPLTAPTQWRTLIPESEHTLQTVAGVGGRLYAVYSRAASHHVRIHAEDGTWLRDLKLPALGAVNRNEGEGIVSGVSGPWRGDEVWVNFMSYVQAPSVYRYDYDADLLTPYHVPDVGLDASEYVTEQVWYPSLDGTRVSMFLVHRKDLPRDGQWPVRLSGYGGFNISVEPRFTSLQAAWLKWGGVLAFANVRGGGEYGRAWHEAALKTRRQNAFDDFIAAARWLVSEGYTVPARLASRGNSNGGLLVAVTAMQAPASFGAVFCRAPTLDMLRFPSFGYLSSATVEYGSPEDPVEGAYLAGYSPYHNVRAGLRYPRMAFVAALNDRTAPPHDPLKMVARLQAEGTQGGPFLLLPLRDSGHGGGTTLTALIEQDVDELCFYCGALGVSPG
- a CDS encoding peptidoglycan-binding domain-containing protein, translating into MPPSSTSRQDPAVAPCPLQAGKGQVEVVVVDDRETPLSGVAVELAQGTADEALRTRTDEHGVALFEGLEEGRYRFRLLDVEPGLWRVLGRLPLPPRAAGAAPRWGSVSRPKPLSWTCEGTESLAVLAAKLGVRPSRLIDASTGQPLTPEVAPAPGTRVEVLPFSHEWTTVETGFRHVVHRIGLPLSLVVVLRDGTHHPRAHQPYLLKVWLDDEEELPAREGMTDAEGRMAQVLPARAARGEVTVSPGRDDERKVTLRFAALRATSAPEGLQERLENLGFSCGGERGQFGPKTRLAVEWFQYALGLPLSGEADEATCAALGLLHRS